In the genome of Bradysia coprophila strain Holo2 unplaced genomic scaffold, BU_Bcop_v1 contig_232, whole genome shotgun sequence, one region contains:
- the LOC119075666 gene encoding E3 ubiquitin-protein ligase Hakai → MDETSKRGKGRGRGRGRGRGTRKQTVKASREPESVQPTQHEEPIESEAVKTQQPKEEEKENEIITPVAPTIDMESDISQLEVTTFTTLSSRGPPEPMTKLKWNHKVSLIGEKVLNPMIHCCDQCEKPILIYGRMIPCKHVFCLKCAREEPHKMCPRCKEKVVRVEQSGLGTVFMCSHGGTRYGNTGCRRTYLSQRDLQAHINHRHVNSNAENKQQPETKTSNTVQRKPVEQPTSRQNVRQPAQFSSSISSTAPSSTASNSTVSRNSTMPPAVLQDNSLQSQPQQQQQQMMPTMMGNVHQQPQMAAVPEMYYASMTQQQQYGGYANAGQQQNPSQMQPNYGSMHQPPNPGMSMMMAQQAVPVHMSRPPPPQGPAYFSQYGQYGQMPQHYPNSRQYEQQNFNAPPNAPQWNQQQYYR, encoded by the exons atggatgAAACATCGAAACGAGGTAAAGGAAGGGGTCGAGGTCGTGGAAGAGGACGGGGTACACGTAAACAAACAGTTAAAGCTAGTCGTGAGCCGGAATCAGTCCAGCCTACTCAGCATGAAGAGCCTATCGAAAGTGAAGCCGTCAAAACACAACAACCGAAAGAGGAAGAAAAGGAGAATGAGATCATCACTCCAGTGGCTCCAACCA tTGATATGGAGTCCGATATCTCCCAATTAGAAGTGACAACGTTTACTACACTATCGAGTCGAGGACCTCCGGAACCAATGACAAAACTTAAATGGAACCATAAAGTATCGTTGATTGGAGAGAAAGTACTCAATCCAATGATCCATTGCTGCGATCAATGTGAGAAGCCCATTCTCATCTACGGCCGAATGATTCCATGCAAGCATGTCTTTTGCTTGAAATGTGCAAGAGAAGAGCCGCACAAGATGTGCCCGCGATGTAAAGAAAAAGTGGTCCGTGTGGAACAGTCCGGTTTGGGAACAGTGTTTATGTGCAGTCACGGTGGTACTCGATATGGAAATACCGGATGCAGACGAACCTATTTGTCACAAAGAGACTTGCAAGCTCACATCAATCACCGTCACGTTAATAGTAACGCCGAAAATAAGCAACAACCTGAGACCAAAACTAGCAACACTGTTCAGAGAAAGCCAGTTGAACAGCCAACTAGCCGACAGAATGTCAGGCAGCCGGCACAGTTCTCGTCTTCAATATCATCTACAGCTCCATCGTCTACAGCTTCCAATTCGACCGTTTCACGGAATAGCACGATGCCTCCGGCAGTTTTACAAGACAATTCATTGCAATCACAGCCacagcaacaacagcaacagaTGATGCCTACAATGATGGGTAACGTTCATCAACAGCCTCAAATGGCGGCTGTACCGGAAATGTACTATGCATCAATGACCCAGCAGCAACAATATGGAGGATATGCAAATGCAGGACAACAACAGAATCCATCGCAAATGCAACCGAACTACGGATCAATGCATCAACCACCGAATCCTGGAATGTCAATGATGATGGCCCAGCAAGCGGTTCCAGTGCATATGAGTCGACCACCTCCGCCACAAGGTCCTGCTTACTTTTCGCAATACGGCCAATACGGACAAATGCCGCAGCATTATCCGAACTCAAGGCAATATGAGCAGCAGAATTTCAATGCACCTCCGAACGCACCACAATGGAATCAACAACAATACTACAGATGA
- the LOC119075654 gene encoding dynamin-1-like protein — MEALIPVINKLQDVFNTVGSDSIQLPQIVVLGSQSSGKSSVIESIVGRSFLPRGTGIVTRRPLVLQLIYCPLDDKVHRSSEQGTVNVEEWGNFLHAKNKTFTDFDEIRLEIERETDRMAGSNKGICPEPINLKIYSTHVVNLTLVDLPGMTKVPVGDQPEDIENQIKDLLVRHIENPNSIILAVTAANTDMATSESLKLAKDVDPDGRRTLAVVTKLDLMDAGTDAIDILCGRVIPVKLGIIGVVNRSQQDIKDNKSITDQLKDEAGYLQRKYPSLATRNGTQYLAKTLNRLLMHHIRDCLPDLKTRVNVMISQFQSLLNSYGENVTDKSQTLLQIITKFSSSYCATIEGTARNIETTELCGGARICYIFHETFGRTLDSIHPLTGLTKMDILTAIRNATGPRPALFVPEVSFELLVKRQIRRLEEPSLRCVELIHEEMQRIIQHCGTEVQQEMLRFPKLHEKIVDVVTSLLRRRLPNTNTMVENIVAIELAYINTKHPDFHKDAALVPSLLKNDNLSEPWNHQNNHQNSQTRRLAQQQNQHSSHRNPSPHVNHNNVEERNDIQNHINDVQTATSNWLANILPPARMAESVESSTSNTPTHSNVMSPMKPVNLLPDVPLNNNARKLTDKEQRDCDVIERLIKSYFYIVRKSIQDAVPKAIMHFLVNFVKDNLQSELVTHLYKSEKAEELLNESDHVAIRRKEASDMLKALTRANHIISEIRETHMW; from the exons ATGGAAGCGTTAATTCCAGTAATTAATAAATTGCAGGATGTTTTCAACACAGTAGGTTCCGATTCAATACAGTTACCTCAAATCGTTGTCTTGGGCAGTCAG AGTTCCGGCAAAAGTTCTGTAATCGAAAGTATTGTGGGCCGCTCATTTCTTCCGCGTGGTACTGGAATCGTAACGAGAAGACCTTTGGTACTTCAATTAATCTATTGCCCACTCGATGATAAGGTTCACAGATCGTCGGAACAAG GAACGGTAAACGTTGAAGAATGGGGTAACTTTCTTCATGCAAAGAATAAGACTTTCACCGATTTCGATGAAATACGCCTCGAAATCGAAAGAGAAACAGATCGAATGGCTGGCAGTAACAAAGGCATTTGCCCCGAACCgataaatctgaaaatttactCAACGCATGTGGTGAATTTGACGTTGGTTGATTTGCCGGGAATGACAAAAGTGCCAGTTGGTGATCAGCCGGAGGACatcgaaaatcaaataaaagatttattaGTTCGACACATCGAGAATCCGAATTCAATCATTTTAGCCGTCACGGCTGCTAATACGGATATGGCCACAAGCGAAAGCTTAAAGTTGGCTAAGGATGTGGATCCGGACGGTCGTCGAACATTGGCTGTTGTAACGAAACTTGATCTCATGGATGCTGGAACGGATGCCATTGACATATTGTGCGGCAGAGTTATTCCGGTTAAGCTCGGTATTATCGGAGTTGTGAACAGATCTCAACAGGATATCAAAGACAACAAATCGATTACGGATCAACTTAAGGATGAGGCTGGCTACTTGCAGAGAAAGTATCCGTCACTGGCCACGCGTAATGGTACCCAGTATTTAGCAAAAACATTAAACAGATTGCTCATGCATCATATTCGTGATTGCTTACCAGATCTCAAG ACAAGAGTCAATGTGATGATATCGCAGTTCCAATCGTTACTCAATTCGTACGGCGAGAATGTCACGGACAAAAGTCAAACTCTTTTGCAAATCATCACAAAATTCTCCAGTTCGTACTGCGCGACCATCGAGGGTACTGCTCGTAATATCGAAACGACAGAATTGTGTGGTGGTGCACGGATATGCTACATATTTCACGAAACTTTTGGAAGAACCTTGGACTCTATTCATCCGTTGACTGGCTTAACCAAAATGGACATTTTAACCGCAATTCGAAATGCTACTGGCCCACGACCGGCTTTATTTGTTCCGGAAGTGTCATTCGAGTTGTTGGTGAAGCGGCAGATTCGCCGTTTAGAGGAACCATCGCTTCGATGTGTTGAATTGATTCATGAAGAAATGCAACGGATTATTCAGCATTGTGGAACAGAGGTTCAACAGGAAATGTTACG ATTTCCGAAACTTCATGAGAAAATCGTCGACGTTGTTACATCGCTGTTGCGTCGTCGTTTACCAAACACAAACACAATGGTCGAAAATATTGTGGCTATTGAATTAGCGTACATCAACACAAAACATCCTGATTTCCATAAAGATGCAGCGCTTGTGCCtagtttattgaaaaatgacaATTTATCGGAACCGTGGAATCACCAAAACAATCACCAAAACTCGCAAACAAGAAGACTGGCACAACAGCAAAATCAGCACTCATCACACCGTAACCCGTCACCACACGTTAATCATAATAACGTTGAAGAACGAAACGATATACAG AATCACATTAATGATGTGCAAACTGCCACATCGAATTGGTTGGCAAATATCTTACCGCCAGCTAGAATGGCAGAGAGTGTGGAAAGTTCAACCAGTAACACACCGACCCACAGTAATGTCATGAGTCCAATGAAACCAGTGAATCTTCTTCCGGATGTTCCGCTTAACAACAATGCCAGAAAATTGACGGACAAGGAACAAAGAGATTGCGACGTGATCG AACGTCTCATCAAATCGTATTTTTACATTGTACGAAAATCGATTCAGGACGCGGTACCGAAGGCTATTATGCATTTCTTGGTAAATTTCGTTAAGGATAATCTTCAATCGGAATTGGTGACGCATTTATACAAGTCGGAGAAGGCCGAAGAATTACTCAATGAATCCGATCATGTGGCCATTCGACGCAAGGAAGCTTCGGATATGTTGAAG